The following proteins are co-located in the Schistocerca nitens isolate TAMUIC-IGC-003100 chromosome 2, iqSchNite1.1, whole genome shotgun sequence genome:
- the LOC126235337 gene encoding mucin-5AC-like has product MGTYVALAFLLLTTALLSRNGALSQSPSLTEFAAFCNEIGNSGGAPNPFLEVLCRQVAERTATQPPPTATTPWNGAEALNASGEAPAINTDLATPLITQQDEQQAVKQANDGGVIPQETNHTSEFQSLRNETLNVSNALPGGEQSVIALNNTFPQEQVDLEVSGGSDFSWNVGVPTATTGEKNNGSLVEPQNKLLHIKPHNTTSNRSVVEPQNKLLHIEPHNVTTFYVGVGEQSELVGDGGHNGRNSTRSLQAPVTNLKTVKRGDQMPVPGNKSSDSPAVRESPTNQTFNNAETHDQFPQVERQQSLDEGGLFIQQSGIQNSSETPSMHQSPDTTHVLEKEQKDVPDDRSNGTEESISEAQLHVEQLSTSVTSETEAPITTEVATDGLYISSSGSNINRVETEGAGHGSNASVSSAQSEIQVGQVSNSTFIASDVGPETGIIKEAQSSIDAFSEVQNLNSQNIPTQEFGTTQSTNGDSATENEQSLVSEQVTSGGQSSIHQTAEGVLQDSPAKDTQPDQGEGIFTSKTEPTVDLVEATTESTVFSTESTVALTQNPAHINGEESKVQPPVILEENLGNSNSTAEQPTSGGMSSTIASNNSSSGQDPLRNNQNEANGGQKTSVTETEGNSDNRSENQTVDFSSQTLPSNSEVSDSTGSKGTKLPEGVSSSNQSAKSTPQLGLSGGSTSQFPDGVSSSEGNSVASASLPPNPAGSFSQFPVGVSPSEGNSLASRSLPSNSAGPTSQAPVGEPSSEGNSVVSASLPLNPAGPTSQSPVELSSSEGNSIASASFPSKPAGSTSQPTLGVSSSDGNAVGYTSLLPNPGSTSQPPTGLSSSEGNSVASTSLPTTPEGDFVGDSILVMKEMSTKFLEGLAEVHCRQVVNDFWKNVTEVFRRVSASHKPTVWDMTSSVREVLESYRRESPYWETIAAKLEEATSDRQWRQLLGSLAGQLRGDVASQLRLVLASRQLRAAVRAALTSPECRAAGAQPSADSCDQFVLCYRTGWQWRALKLSCPRGSAFSRSERRCVWRPLADCRPDPLIRHWFDDDGDSDSDSDSDTDSDSDSGSSEDRRWSLFRMFDFRH; this is encoded by the exons ATGGGCACGTACGTGGCACTCGCGTTCCTTCTTTTG ACGACGGCGCTGCTAAGCCGTAACGGCGCACTGTCGCAGTCGCCCTCCCTGACGGAGTTCGCCGCCTTCTGCAACGAGATCGGCAACTCAGGCGGTGCTCCCAACCCCTTCCTAGAGGTGCTTTGCCGCCAGGTGGCCGAGAGGACAGCCACGCAGCCGCCTCCCACCGCCACCACACCCTGGAATGGGGCGGAGGCACTCAACGCGTCGGGAGAAGCACCTGCCATCAACACTGACCTGGCAACGCCTCTGATTACACAACAAGATGAGCAACAGGCAGTAAAACAAGCAAACGACGGTGGCGTAATTCCTCAAGAAACAAATCACACTTCGGAGTtccagtcacttaggaatgaaactcTCAACGTGTCCAATGCGCTCCCTGGTGGAGAGCAATCAGTAATCGCTCTTAACAACACATTTCCACAAGAGCAAGTAGATCTTGAAGTAAGCGGTGGTTCAGATTTTAGCTGGAATGTAGGTGTACCGACAGCGACGACAGGCGAGAAAAACAATGGATCTCTTGTAGAACCCCAGAACAAACTCCTTCATATAAAACCGCATAACACAACTAGCAATAGATCTGTTGTAGAGCCACAGAACAAACTGCTTCATATAGAGCCACATAACGTGACTACCTTCTATGTGGGTGTAGGAGAGCAGAGTGAACTCGTTGGCGATGGTGGCCATAATGGACGTAACAGTACTCGATCTCTCCAGGCACCAGTCACAAATTTGAAGACAGTGAAACGAGGAGATCAAATGCCAGTGCCAGGAAATAAAAGTAGTGATTCACCTGCAGTTCGAGAAAGTCCTACAAACCAGACCTTTAATAATGCAGAAACCCATGACCAGTTTCCACAAGTCGAGCGACAGCAATCGCTAGATGAGGGAGGACTATTTATTCAGCAATCTGGCATCCAGAATTCTAGTGAAACGCCGAGCATGCATCAGTCACCTGATACTACCCATGTACTGGAGAAAGAACAGAAGGACGTACCAGACGACAGAAGTAATGGTACAGAAGAGTCGATAAGTGAAGCGCAACTGCATGTGGAACAGCTATCAACTAGTGTAACATCAGAAACCGAAGCGCCTATTACTACAGAAGTAGCGACAGATGGCTTATACATATCTTCTTCAGGAAGTAACATAAATAGAGTGGAAACTGAAGGTGCAGGACATGGAAGCAATGCTAGTGTGTCTTCTGCACAGTCTGAAATCCAAGTAGGACAGGTTAGTAACTCCACATTCATAGCATCAGACGTGGGACCGGAAACTGGAATAATTAAGGAAGCGCAAAGTAGCATCGACGCTTTCTCTGAGGTTCAGAATCTGAATTCGCAAAATATACCAACTCAAGAATTTGGCACAACGCAATCTACGAATGGGGATTCAGCTACTGAAAATGAACAGTCGTTAGTCTCAGAGCAAGTAACAAGCGGAGGACAATCATCAATTCATCAGACTGCAGAAGGTGTTCTACAAGATTCACCAGCTAAGGATACGCAGCCAGATCAGGGAGAAGGAATATTTACATCAAAAACAGAGCCTACAGTGGATCTAGTAGAAGCGACAACTGAATCGACCGTCTTCAGCACAGAAAGTACAGTTGCCCTCACACAAAACCCAGCACATATTAATGGTGAGGAGTCAAAAGTGCAGCCACCAGTTATACTGGAAGAAAATTTGGGAAATTCTAATTCAACTGCAGAGCAGCCTACTAGTGGAGGAATGAGTTCAACAATAGCATCAAATAACTCGTCATCAGGGCAGGATCCCTTGAGAAACAACCAAAACGAAGCAAATGGTGGCCAAAAGACGTCAGTTACAGAAACAGAGGGAAATTCTGATAACAGATCAGAAAATCAGACTGTGGACTTCTCATCACAAACATTACCAAGTAATTCTGAAGTATCAGATTCTACAGGCTCGAAAGGTACCAAATTACCAGAAGGAGTCAGCAGCTCCAACCAGAGTGCTAAGTCTACCCCACAGCTTGGGTTGTCAGGTGGATCCACTAGCCAGTTCCCAGATGGGGTGTCCTCTTCCGAAGGAAATTCAGTTGCTTCTGCATCACTACCGCCTAATCCTGCTGGATCCTTCAGCCAATTCCCAGTTGGAGTGTCACCTTCTGAAGGAAATTCCCTTGCTTCCAGATCACTTCCATCTAACTCTGCTGGACCCACCAGTCAGGCCCCAGTTGGAGAGCCATCTTCTGAAGGAAATTCAGTTGTTTCTGCTTCACTACCACTCAATCCTGCAGGACCCACCAGCCAGTCCCCAGTTGAGTTGTCATCTTCTGAAGGGAATTCAATTGCTTCGGCGTCATTTCCATCTAAACCTGCTGGATCCACCAGTCAGCCCACGCTTGGAGTGTCGTCTTCTGATGGGAATGCAGTCGGTTATACATCACTTCTGCCTAATCCTGGATCAACAAGCCAGCCCCCCACCGGACTGTCATCTTCGGAGGGGAATTCAGTTGCTTCCACATCGCTCCCAACTACCCCTGAAGGGGACTTTGTGGGAGATTCTATCCTCGTCATGAAAGAGATGTCGACCAAGTTTCTGGAAGGTTTGGCAGAAGTCCACTGCCGCCAGGTGGTGAACGACTTCTGGAAGAACGTAACCGAAGTCTTCAGAAGAGTGTCCGCTTCTCATAAGCCGACAGTGTGGGATATGACGTCGAGCGTGAGGGAGGTCCTGGAATCGTACCGCAGAGAGAGCCCCTACTGGGAGACGATCGCCGCCAAGCTGGAGGAGGCGACCTCGGATCGCCAGTGGCGGCAGCTGCTGGGCTCTTTGGCGGGGCAGCTGCGCGGCGACGTCGCGTCGCAGCTGCGGCTGGTGCTGGCGTCGCGGCAGCTGCGCGCGGCGGTGCGCGCCGCGCTCACCAGCCCGGAGTGCCGCGCGGCGGGCGCGCAGCCATCGGCCGACAGCTGCGACCAGTTCGTGCTGTGCTACCGCACCGGATGGCAGTGGCGCGCGCTCAAGCTAAGCTGTCCCCGGGGCAGCGCCTTCAGTCGCAGCGAGCGCCGCTGCGTGTGGCGGCCTCTCGCCGACTGCAGGCCCGACCCGCTCATTCGTCACTGGTTCGACGACGACGGCGACTCCGACTCCGACTCCGACTCCGATACCGACTCCGATTCCGATTCCGGTAGCTCTGAGGACAGAAGATGGTCGCTGTTCCGAATGTTTGACTTCCGCCACTGA